One stretch of Prunus persica cultivar Lovell chromosome G1, Prunus_persica_NCBIv2, whole genome shotgun sequence DNA includes these proteins:
- the LOC18788459 gene encoding probable WRKY transcription factor 17 encodes MAVELMNFSKMEDQKAIQEAASQGLKSMEHLIRFLSHQQQTNQSSRLDCTDITDHTVSKFKKVISLLNRTGHARFRRGPVQPDPPVQFPSSSSHPSYLQTLSLAPALNPRPSPAPAPVTTPAIVPPAPIESSYVQSQPHSMTLDFTRPNVFASNPKSTEIEFAKDSFSVSSSSSFMSSAITGDGSVSNGKQGSSIFLATAPAVSGAKPPLSTAPIKKRCHEHDHHSDDASCKYSGSGSASGSGKCHCSKRRKNRVKKTIRVPAISSKIADIPPDEYSWRKYGQKPIKGSPYPRGYYKCSTVRGCPARKHVERAPDDPAMLIVTYEGEHRHAPENVGLVFEST; translated from the exons ATGGCGGTGGAGCTGATGAACTTTTCGAAGATGGAAGATCAGAAGGCTATACAGGAAGCTGCATCGCAAGGCTTGAAGAGCATGGAGCACCTGATCCGCTTTCTATCGCACCAGCAGCAAACTAACCAGTCGTCTCGCTTGGACTGTACAGACATCACCGACCACACCGTCTCCAAGTTCAAAAAGGTCATTTCGCTCCTGAACCGGACCGGCCACGCCCGGTTCAGGCGCGGACCTGTTCAACCGGATCCACCGGTTCAGttcccctcttcttcttctcatccCTCGTATTTACAAACATTGAGCTTGGCTCCGGCTCTGAATCCGAGGCCCTCTCCGGCGCCGGCTCCGGTCACTACACCAGCGATCGTCCCGCCGGCCCCGATCGAGTCGAGCTATGTCCAATCTCAGCCGCACAGCATGACGCTAGATTTCACGAGGCCTAATGTCTTCGCATCAAATCCTAAGAGCACGGAGATCGAGTTCGCGAAGGACAGCTTCAGCGTCTCGTCGAGCTCGTCGTTCATGTCGTCGGCGATCACTGGAGACGGCAGCGTTTCGAACGGCAAACAAGGATCGTCGATCTTCCTGGCAACAGCGCCGGCCGTCTCCGGCGCAAAGCCTCCGCTCTCCACGGCGCCGATTAAGAAGAGGTGCCACGAGCACGACCACCACTCCGACGACGCGTCGTGCAAGTATTCCGGCTCGGGTTCTGCTTCTGGCTCCGGCAAGTGCCATTGCTCCAAGAGAAG GAAAAATCGGGTGAAGAAAACCATTCGGGTCCCAGCGATTAGTTCAAAAATCGCCGATATTCCACCGGACGAGTACTCGTGGAGGAAGTACGGTCAAAAGCCCATCAAGGGCTCACCCTACCCAAG GGGATATTACAAGTGCAGTACGGTTAGGGGGTGCCCAGCAAGGAAACACGTGGAGCGAGCCCCGGATGATCCGGCGATGCTGATCGTAACGTACGAAGGGGAACACCGTCATGCGCCTGAAAACGTGGGGTTGGTGTTCGAGTCAACGTGA
- the LOC18791368 gene encoding exocyst complex component EXO70A1, producing MANSVNDKSIESLISASKSLRLSLQKSQGLGSALEKAGNRFEEINQRLPSLEAAVRPIRADKEALAAVGGHINRAVGPAASVLKVFDAVHGLEKSLLSDPRSDLPGYLSLLKRLEEALRFLGDNCGLAIQWLEDIVEYLEDNAVADDRYLSNLKKSLKGLRELQDGEGKANLDGGLLEAALEKLENEFRRLLMEHSVPLPMSSSSSLGEQACIAPSPLPVLVIQKLQAIIGRSIANNRLEKFISIYIEVRSSNVRASLQALNLDYLEISIAEFNDVQSIEGYIAQWGKHLEFAVKHLFEAEYKLCNDVFERIGLDVWMGCFAKIAAQAGILAFLQFGKTVTESKKDPIKLLKLLDIFASLNKLRLDFNRLFGGAACIEIQNLTRDLIKSVIDGAAEIFWELLLQVQLQRQNPPPPDGSVPKLVSFITDYCNKLLGDDYKPLLTQVLIIDRSWKHEKFQEKLLINEVLEIIKAIEINLETWIKAYEDASLSNLFAMNNHWHLYRHLKGTKLGVLLGDAWLKEHEQYKDYYATVFLRDSWGKLPGHLSREGLILFSGGRATARDLVKKRLKTFNEAFDDMYKRQSNWIVSDKDLREKTCHLIVQAVVPVYRSYMQNYGPLVEQDASSSKYAKYSVQTLEKMLLSLFQPKPVRYGSFKGRQTSGKFNNGVTDLRRTTSAVV from the coding sequence ATGGCGAATTCGGTGAATGATAAGAGCATTGAGAGTTTGATATCTGCAAGCAAGTCATTGAGGCTAAGTTTACAGAAATCACAGGGCCTGGGGTCGGCTCTAGAGAAAGCAGGAAACAGATTTGAAGAGATTAACCAGAGATTACCCTCTCTTGAAGCTGCGGTTCGACCCATTCGTGCAGACAAGGAAGCCCTCGCCGCTGTTGGTGGCCATATCAACCGTGCTGTTGGCCCTGCTGCATCTGTGCTTAAAGTTTTTGATGCTGTTCATGGACTCGAGAAATCGCTATTGTCAGATCCGCGTAGTGATCTTCCGGGGTACCTATCGTTGTTGAAACGCCTGGAAGAGGCTCTGAGGTTTCTGGGTGACAACTGTGGATTGGCAATTCAGTGGTTGGAGGATATAGTAGAGTACTTGGAGGATAATGCGGTTGCGGATGATAGGTACCTTTCAAATCTGAAGAAATCATTGAAAGGTCTCCGAGAATTGCAAGATGGTGAGGGAAAGGCCAACCTCGATGGTGGGCTTTTGGAGGCTGCGTtggaaaaattagaaaatgagtTCCGGAGACTCCTAATGGAACACAGTGTGCCGCTTCCAATGTCGTCATCATCTTCACTTGGAGAACAAGCTTGCATTGCTCCATCACCCTTACCTGTTCTGGTAATCCAGAAGTTGCAAGCTATTATTGGAAGATCGATTGCTAATAATAGACTTGAGAAGTTTATATCCATTTACATTGAAGTTCGAAGTTCAAATGTGAGGGCAAGTTTACAAGCTCTCAATTTGGATTACCTTGAGATATCAATTGCAGAGTTTAATGATGTCCAAAGCATAGAGGGCTATATAGCACAGTGGGGAAAGCATTTGGAGTTTGCAGTGAAACACTTGTTTGAGGCGGAGTACAAGCTGTGCAATGATGTTTTTGAgaggattggattggatgtgtGGATGGGTTGCTTTGCAAAGATAGCTGCTCAGGCTGgtattcttgcatttctacAATTTGGGAAAACTGTTACAGAGAGCAAAAAAGATCCGATAAAGCTtttgaagttgttggatatTTTCGCATCTTTGAACAAATTGAGACTGGACTTCAACCGGCTTTTTGGAGGAGCAGCATGTATTGAAATCCAAAATCTGACAAGGGATCTCATTAAGAGTGTAATTGATGGAGCCGCTGAAATTTTCTGGGAGCTTCTTCTTCAGGTGCAGTTACAAAGGCAGAACCCTCCCCCTCCAGATGGGAGTGTTCCGAAATTGGTTAGCTTCATTACTGATTATTGTAATAAACTGCTTGGGGATGATTATAAGCCACTATTAACTCAGGTTCTGATCATTGACCGAAGTTGGAAGCATGAGAAGTTTCAAGAAAAGCTCCTTATTAATGAGGTTTTGGAAATTATTAAAGCCATTGAGATAAATTTGGAGACATGGATAAAGGCTTATGAGGATGCCTCTTTGTCCAACCTTTTTGCAATGAACAATCATTGGCATTTGTACAGGCACCTGAAGGGAACTAAGTTGGGGGTTCTGCTGGGGGATGCCTGGTTAAAAGAACATGAACAGTACAAGGACTATTATGCCACAGTGTTTTTGAGAGATAGCTGGGGGAAGCTTCCTGGTCATTTGAGTAGGGAGGGTCTGATTCTGTTCTCAGGTGGTCGTGCCACCGCCCGTGATCTTGTCAAAAAGAGGCTAAAAACCTTCAATGAAGCCTTTGATGACATGTATAAGAGGCAATCAAATTGGATTGTGTCAGATAAAGATCTAAGAGAGAAGACATGCCACCTCATAGTGCAGGCGGTTGTGCCTGTTTACAGAAGCTACATGCAGAACTATGGGCCCTTGGTTGAGCAAGATGCAAGTTCAAGCAAGTATGCCAAGTATTCAGTACAGACTTTGGAGAAAATGCTCTTGTCTCTCTTTCAGCCAAAGCCTGTTAGATACGGCAGTTTCAAAGGTAGGCAAACTAGTGGGAAATTTAACAATGGAGTAACAGATCTTCGCCGTACTACCTCTGCGGTTGTGTGA